Sequence from the Myxocyprinus asiaticus isolate MX2 ecotype Aquarium Trade chromosome 44, UBuf_Myxa_2, whole genome shotgun sequence genome:
AGGAGTTTCCTGATCAGGTGAGTTTGACTGGTTTACCTATAATCCTCTCTGTTAATACAGCATGGCAGCTGTGTGTAAATGGTGCAGCTGGAAGAAGATGATTTGTTTTTGCCATCAGGTTCCTCTCAGAGCAGAGGAGATCACCATACCTGCAGATGTCACACCTGAGAAAGTGCCCACACATATAGTCGACTATTCAGGTCTGTGCTGGTGCATGTGCGAAAAGTTACTTGAAATTCACCCTGCAAAATTGTACTAACACTCTTGGTTTCACTACAGAAAGTGAGCAATCTGAGGATGTGTTGAGAGAAGAAATCGTAAAGGTGAGACTTTACCTATGAATTTCACATTGTGTCTTTTTGAGATGCACCATAAATACTGTAAGCAATAGGGTATGAGAGATCATGCTGTCTTGTAAATACAGGCACAGCTAAAGGGTGTTATTTGGTGCCACCCCTGCCGACGTAACTATATGCACAATAGAGAGCAACAGTCACGTGCCGAAAGtaaaaaatcacatacatttttttttccatagggggaattgattattaatgatatCTTATAAATAAgtctgtcgatttaacacattaatttggtgcaattaatgatataaaaaataacgtgctgaacaaattaacgcaattaatcatgtccttgGACTATAATATGCAATATCCATCGGTGCAATATAattttgaagtaccacctgttttcagcagggggcagtaagcaaaactccagctgtttatGCAACAAAACAcacttgcttgacactagcgacagcacaagatgagaacgctTTCTCGCGcccaaacacagctggacagagtgcAATTCTGAATGGCAGTGATCTCGAAATGTGTTATTCTAAGTttaaaaagttgttgtttttctcccaatttggaatgcccaattcccaatgtgcttttaagtcctcgtggtggcgtagtgattctcctcagtccgggtggcggaggacgaatcccagttgcctccgcgtctgagattgtcaacctgCGCacgttgagcgcgttgccatggagacatagcgcgtgtggaggcttcatgctatccaccgcggcaaccacgccaaCCACGCCGACTCACCACGTggcccaccgagaacgaaccacattatagcgaccacaaggaggttaccccatgtgactctaccctccctagcaaccgggccaatttggttgcctaggagacctgactggagccactcagcatgcCATGGaatagcaaactccaggggtgatagccagcatattttaccactgagctacccaggcccccgtcagtttgaaactacgtttaacttgacacagcgacctaaaaacagtGTTTATGACGCACCGcgacaaaagtgtttgtctgacgcatgtgtactttgagtgtccttagaaaagcccttataataagtctaTCTCTGACAGGTTGACGAATTCAatagcaaaatggattgctgtggactgtaggccaatgatagactAATGTgcaaaaatatggaaataaatgtattgccttctaaagccactttttttttttttatcaatgcttTAGTCATCTGTCATAATTATGTAAGGAATTTTACATATCTaaagtattatttttaaaatatatatgtatttataatgatttaaatataactatttacaatgatttgatcattatatattgaattgttatttgaggggatttaatccgattaattaatcggcatatgtaaataatttgattacaaatttttaTCGATTGACAGCTCTACTTCTAAACCTTCGAAGACAGACCTACTGCAAGCTCTGTGGTTGTTAATAGAGggtaaatgcttctgttgaagccatcaggcCATGTTATTTCAAAATAGCAAAATTCCTGGTGGAGAACTGCACTGAGAACTGCAATGAAGTGTTAAGaaaacgatccaccaatcagagaatagcAGCAAACAAAgcacgccaaaagagctctgcagcagccacccactcccatgacacactgtgtgTGACACAATCAAGTcgttctccctacactctcaaactacttatatatttgtatctgaatattttgcaatatatttaaaatattgtttctgtACTTGCTGTAGTAGTACAGCAACTTAAAATCGATAAATTTATACATTACTGTCATTTTTCTTTCGATTAcgtcaataaaaaaataacataaatttcaaatactttcttgcttcaaatcaaagtttgtaatgttgtgattcacctcggtgcTGGTTGGTTAGGTTCATTGCTTACAACTCTTGAAAGATGAAGAATTTTACgaaatccctatgaaaaaaaattaatagggAAGATACTTCCGGAACCGAGACGGCTGAAAAAttcgggcactgttgcgctctaaatAGCACGGCGTCAGGcgacttattgcttttataaaacagttactACATAATAGAAAGGCCACGTTTTCATTAAagcatcattttattttgtaaatttccTCCCCTAATGCTCATTATGAATGTTTATTATGTCATCTCCTCTGTAGGCCAATGTCGTGTGTGTGGTTTATGATGTCACACAAGAAGAAACCATTGACAAGGTATCAATCAGTGTGTCCTTGACTCTTATTTCAGTATTTTTCCTCACATTTTCTCTTGTATTCTCTAaactgttttgtaaaaaaaaaattcctctcaGATCAGGACTAAATGGATCCCTCTGGTGAACGGAGGAGCTGAAAAAGGAAGCAAGTACGTTTTGTATGTTCAGTGTGTCTTCTCTGGCCACTGTGTAAATACATCTGCGTTTTAAAATGTCTCATgtaaaatgtctctttttttcACCTTAGGATTCCCATTATCCTAGTAGGCAACAAGTCTGACCTTCGCTCTGGCAGCTCCATGGAAACCATCCTTCCAATCATGAACAAGTTTTCTGAGATCGAGACCTGTGTGGAGGTCAGAGCCactgacaacacacacaaacaaatgttgACCATAAGCACTGTGATGCCACTTTCCCTTAATAGACACAGCAGGCAAACCCTTCAAGTGTCTGTGCATGTTAGTAGAGCGTTTAAATGATGTTCATGGAGGTTGACTGTTAGAGGTGTTCAGTTGAAGTCTGACCGGTACACGTATACACAGAAATAACTTTCCAACACTCTTAAACTCTATAGTCTGCAGCATAGTGTGTAGATTAGAATTTATTTGCATGCACAACCATGATTAATGGATTGcattgcattgaacccagaacattcctttaatggctgttgtaaaacctagtgagctgcctacttagcATATTCGCAACTCATAGATGTGTTTAAACTCTTTAAATGTGTGAATGATGCTCAAAAATGCTGTTCACTATGTTGTAAATCACAGCCAGTGTCCTGCTTCTGTAATTGTGAATGCTTaaggaaaaaaaatctattgtgCAGTTATTATAAtatggtgtgtgtctgtgtccacAGTGCTCTGCTAAGAatctgaagaatatttcagagcTTTTCTACTATGCTCAAAAAGCCGTTCTACACCCGACTGCTCCACTCTATGACCCTGAAGACAAACAGGTACACACAAACTCCTCTGCATGTCTTCTCACGGACATACACTCATGCTTGGGAGCATTATGATTGTTTCTGTATTTCTTCTGCGTGTTTGTGCAGCTGAAGCCGCAGTGCGTGCACGCTCTGAGTCGGATCTTCAGTATCTCTGATCAGGATAACGATCACATTCTCAGTGATGCTGAACTGAACTGCTTTCAGGTGAGCATACAAACAGCAGTGTGGGTTTTACCTGTATCAGCTTTTACAATGggaatataattaaaaaaacaacaacacagaaCAGCATTTGCAACACAAGTAACTTCTCAAATGCAACATGTTTGAATGAAAGCAGATATTCAGCTGGAATTAATGTAAGGCGGGACTGATTTTATTCATTGGGATTTGATTGGATGGATGATAGGCTATGATGTTGGTTAATATTATGTTTTTCCCATGCATGCAGCCTTGCTGATGTAAGCAGAAAAGTTCTTGTGAAGGTGGAgaaagttgttacattttgattgtttatgaaaacaaacaaaacattttattagaaTAACATGCATTGATGAATCGTTCACAGTGGTCTTTCTAAACTTGAAATCGTTAACCCAGGGTCATTCTTAATAGCTTGTGACAGCACACAACATGTTAACTGCTTATCAGTGGAACTGCGTATCTGTGGAAACGTTGCCAAGCAAATCCGCTCTGTTTGTCTTTCGTCTTCTGAAACAACATACTGCaaaatattttctgaaatattcCAAGACTGCATCGTTTCTCACTGTATACCTTTGGCATCGCAATGCAGGGCTAACCCCACAAATGCAGTGCTTACAATTGCTTttataacccagggttaaaagccAACACCAGTGGTGGTACTAGGATGTGAACTTTGGGGGGGCAAATTGATTTTTGGGGGGGACGGGGTAATTGCACTTGGGTTGGTCCCCGTTGATAGTGTTTCGGCATTGGTCTGGAAGTTTTAGGGTGTGCACAAGGGAAATCTAGGGGGGGCAATACCCCCTTAGACCATGGCTAACACCCCTTTAAAATTACAAGAGTTAAACGTTGCTATATTCAGGGTTAAATGCAGGATTTAAAAAGAAGATGTGTGAAAAGCCCtgataagaccaggaacatttaCAAAGGAAGTGTGtaaggtccattttgatttcatgttgactttaacaaatGTATCGTAGTTTTGCTAAATAATAGTTTAAGTAactaacattaaataaaatatgaatctACCATTGTTTTGTATGGCGTAATGAGatctgaatttgtgtgtgtgtgtgtgtgtgtgtgtgtgtgtgtgtgtgtgtgtgtgtgtagaaattATGTTTTGGGAATCCACTCGCTCCTCAAGCTTTAGAGGACGTGAAAACAGTTGTGTGGAAGAACACCAGTGATGGAGTGCAGGACAACGGACTCACACTCAACGGTAACTCGcgcgtatacacacacacacacacacacacacacacacacacatctctctctctctctctctctctcatttaaaattaactagCCCCACCAGGATTTCGCAGGACTTTTTCTTGATTATTGCAGCCCAAAATGATTGAATTTGCTGCAGCTTTTCTCAAAAATGTTGATGCCATTTACTGCGTTTTATGTGTTGTTTTGCAATAAAAAGCTTACAAATAATTTGTGTCATTGATGTACAAGTGCAATTatctgtaaatattttagtgcatattaACTGAATAAAATTAGCGATTATTACATCACCTTAACACAATCATTTGATTTAATCGTGATATTGAAATATCCCTTGTTCTCCCCAATTTAGCATACCCAATTGCCAATACTCTCTAGTTCCCCGTGGTGGCACAATAACTGGTGGGGTGGCGGggtgcctccgcttccgagaccttcagcccacgcatcttatcacatgacttgctGAGTGTGTTAAGGAGACTTTTAACATGTTTGGACGCTGACGCTATTTACCGCAACATGCACGCACAATTCGCCTcgtgctccaccgagagcgagaaccaccacATAGCGGCCATAAGGAAGgtaacccacgtgactctacccagcctagcaactgggctaattGCCCAGGCACcccctggattcgaatttgcaactccaggggtggtagtcagcaggGGCGTTTGTAGGATCAGTGAATATTCGGGGCTTAGCCTAGACCTCTGTGGATACGTATGGGCCATCCTTTTGAAGAAATAtcggaatataatacactttataataaaagttgaaatgctacatctgtgaggtgtcatttatatagtaaatctttaaaaatcattgaaactaaaactaaaaggtcccGCTAACTTTTGTCTAAGCTCCAGAAACCCTCAAAGAACAGTTGCgtgcttttaacactatgtacATTACAATATGTGCTTTTTTATAAATatgctttttaaaacaatttttgtcCCTTTCGGCTTGCCATTGTTTGTCTATTATTGATTCGCCGGATGTTTTAAGCTTGTTCAGATGTTAGCTGGctataaataggctaaaatatgtgcttatgagaaaaaaatgaattgctagacttgccaaagtttgccaggcTCATGGCGTCgtgtcttaataaaagagtttagcaaaaaaatgcaaatgtcgttacttaaagtttgcaaattgCTCAACCACATCTGTTTATATTACtctgttttcagggttatatattttaatatttggtcCTTACCGCATCTGGATGAAACAACTTTCAACGCAGTTTCTAATATCTCACCATGACATGCATTTTGACCATTCAGACTCTGTTGACAGCCGCAATCACGAGTGATATtcttgcatgcatgcacacaagggcgtagatttggcttgaatattggggggatGCAGCATGAGGCATCTAAatttttccattgatcatggtataaatattggggggggggggggttgtacttgcttgttttgattattgggggggttacctcccctccATTCCCGCTGGAAACTACGCCCCTGCGTGCACATACATGAGTGCTGGTGGAAAGCAGCCGCCAAACAAGACAGCGTATGGGTACTGAATTGAGTCAGTATTTGGTATTATCAAAATAAAGtaaatacagctctggaaaaaattaagagaccactgcaaaattatcagtttctctggatttactatttataggtatgtgtttgagtaaaatgaacatttttgttttattctataaagtactgacaaaatttctcccaaattcccccACACAAatggtcatttagagcatttatttgcaggaaatgaaactggtcaaaataacagtgcaaaaaagatgcagtgttttcagacctcgagtaatgtaaagaaaacaagttcatattcatttttaaacaacacaatactaatattttaatttaggaagagttcagaaatcaatatttggtggaataaccctgatttttcaatcacagctttcatgcgtcttggcatgctctctaccagtctttcacattgctgttgggtgactttatgccactcctggcacaaaaattcaagcagctcagctttgtttgatggcttgttgccatccatcttcctcttgatcacattccagaggttttcagtggggttcaggtctggagattggactggccatgatctggtggtcctccatccacaccttgattgacctgtctgtgtggcatggagcactgtcctgctggaaaaactaattctcagagttggggaacattgtcagagcagaaggaagcaagttttcttccaggataaccttgaatgtggcttgattcatgcaccactcacaaagacaaatctgcccgattccagccttgctgaagcacccccagatcatcatccCTAAAATTTCAAAGACGGCGGTTCATAAGAACAAGGTCAAGCAGCAGACATTGGGGACAACAAAGCTACAGACTGACAGACGGCGAAAACAACTCTTCACTGACCGGGATGACCGGCAACTCATTCGAAGACTCAACACTCAACAACCGTAGGATGATATCAAGTGACctacaaaaagaatggcaaacGGCATCTGGGGTGAAGTGCACGGCGAGGACGGTTCAAAACAGGCTCCTAGGGGCAGGGCTGAAGTTGTGCACAGCAAGAAAGTATTTATATTCCTTACGCAAGAGAGTCCAGGTTTAAACAGTGTAAGACAAAAAGAAGCTTTAGGAATGCTGTAAGGTTATGTTAGtattgaatgttttatttttgccattttaaattggtttagtttttcctttttattttcagtttagttttttgttaaaatgtattttatttttttgtcttttttgtttttatgattgTCAACACTGTCACAtcccctgtgtgtgtgttctgtaggGTTCCTGTTTTTAAACACACTCTTTATCCAGAGAGGACGTCATGAGACTACCTGGACCATCCTGCGCAAATTTGGCTACGATGACACACTGGAACTGACAGACGACTACCTCTACCCACagtatgtctgtctgtatatttaaaggtatagttcacccaaaaaatgtaaattctgtcatcatttactcaccctcgtgttatttcaaacccatatgactttctttcttacgctgaacacaaaaggagatgttaggcagaatgtaagtttccttgcatcttttttccttcATACATACTAGtttacaatgacagaattttcatttttgggtgcactatccttTTAAGTGCAAAAGCATTTGATTGCCTCAAGATATctgattttaagtgaatgtatgtgtgtgcttttAGATTGAGAGTACCTGTCGGTTGTACGACAGAGTTGAATGATCTGGGTCAACAGTTCCTGCAGAAACTATTTGATAAGTATGATGAGGTGAGCAATCACACTAATGGATTTCACCTTCTAATGAACTTATAGAGTTTCATTGGTCTAATGATAGTGTCTCTCTCTCATAGGATAAGGACTCGGCTCTCTCTCCCGCAGAGTTGAGAAATCTGTTTAGTGTTTTACCCTACATGCCCTGGGGCCCGTCAGTGTACAGTAACATCCCCATAACAGAAGAGAACTATATATCTCAACCTGGCTACTTCTGTCAGTGGATGTGAGTGAAAGAAGAGAAAATTGAACTGCATAACACGTTTAACATGATTAAACCTAGTAAAACGTGTTTGTTTGTTGTTCCAGGGCTATGGTTGGTACTGATTggttaattggttttaaaaacgATGTTGATTCATGTCCTACTTAGGTAAATCATGTTGTGCCATGAGACACAGCACAAAGAGACAGTAAACCATTTGGATTTGACTAGTGCTTTATGATTTTGTATAACGGTGACCATATCGGTATTTGATacattttatagattattttatttataattatgagCATCATCAGATTTGACTGAATTTGTGAGCAGATAATGTCATGGCTTACTTTTCCAAATCAAAACAAGTTCGAAAGTACTAAACAGTTATCCATCTTTTCTAGTGTACATTGTAAAGTTTTAATGGCTGATTTAATTTAATGAttgtaaaattgtttattttttaaataataataataaataaataaaataagaaaggcATTATGGTACAGATTTATAATATCAGCCATCATATCAGTTATCTGCCATGTCATATAAATAATTATCAGCAAAATGTCTTAATCTGTGCTCctttaaatataacaaataatgtAAATGTTGCAGGGTAGATGTAGTCACCTAAATacatgtttcttcaactttagaCAATTATAtttcacagttttttattttttattttttttttattattattattatttttttatttaaacagattGCCAGATTAtggaaaaagtgtgaaaatatgatttaattgtgtgtgtttaggataaataaaatgatagctaggaaattagccttagcaagacaaaggagttgtctatttttttattttattttatttttaattgtcatttccagcacaaaaGTCTAtttaacacaatacagaatttccATGACTGTcagaaatgacataaatctcctataatgcattttttaataatactttactttcggggcctgggtagctcagtggtaaagacgctggctaccactcctggagttcgctagttcaaatcccagggcgtgctgagtgactccagccaggtctcctaagcaaccaaattggcccggttgctagggagggtagagtcacgttgggttaacctcctcgtggtcgctataatgtggttctcgctctcggtggggcgcgtggtgagttgagcgtggttgccgcggagaatagcatgaagcctccacacgcgctatgtctccatggcaatgcgctcaacaagccacgtgataagatgcgcggttgacggtctcggatgcggaggcaactgggattcgtcctccgccacccggactgaggtgaatcactacgccaccacgaggacttaaaagcacattgggaattggccattccaaattgggagaaaaaaaaccaaaaaaacaatacTTTCTAGAAGTCACCAGTGCTAAATGTGCTTGAATTTGaagaaacattaaagggatagtcacccaaaatgaaaattctctcatcattgactcaccctcatgccatcccagatgtgtatgacatactttcttctgcagaacacaaattaagatttctagaagaatatttcagctctgaaggtccatacaatgcaagtgaatggtgaccaaaactataaatcctcctccctgcccagtaggtggcgatatgcacaaagaatgtgaatcgccaaaaataaaacaatgtgaaagtggagatttatagtaaaaaagaacttaaatattgatctgtttctcacccacacctatcatattgcttctgaagacatggattaaaccaatggagtcatatggattacttttatgctgcctttatgtgctttatggagcttcaaagttttggtcgccattcacttgcattgtatggaccatcaGACCTGAGAtgatcttataaaaatcttcatttgtgttctgcagaagaaagtaagttactcacatctgggaaggcatgagggtgagtaaatgatgagagaattttcatttttggatgaactatccctttaagcttaaaGTTTATTTTAAGTTTGAAAGTTTTTGAAAACTAGAAATAAATACACTGTGCACCAAAATGAGTTTCAGAAGCGGTAGATTGTAATAAAAAGCCACAGTTTACTACTTATTTAGGCTGTAGCATTAATTCACATTCCAGATGTggtgatttcagcttttaaaccAAATACATAATCTCTGCCACATAATGAACTGCCTGCAGGTTGTCTGCATATCTGGACGTCCACCGGTGTTTGGAGCATCTGGGTTACCTCGGCTACCCGATTCTCATGGAGCAAGACTCCCAGACATCTGCCATCACAGGTAATCTGGTTCACACCCAGTCCTGCTTTAAACTCAGGTACATTGGTTTGTTTGATCTGACTGAGATTACAGAGTATTTCTGTCTGTTTCTGTATGTGTGATTCAGTAACAAGGGAAAAGCCGTTAGATCTGGAGAAGAGACAGACCCAGCGAAC
This genomic interval carries:
- the LOC127434133 gene encoding mitochondrial Rho GTPase 2-like, whose translation is MKRDVRILLLGEPKVGKTSLIMSLVGEEFPDQVPLRAEEITIPADVTPEKVPTHIVDYSESEQSEDVLREEIVKANVVCVVYDVTQEETIDKIRTKWIPLVNGGAEKGSKIPIILVGNKSDLRSGSSMETILPIMNKFSEIETCVECSAKNLKNISELFYYAQKAVLHPTAPLYDPEDKQLKPQCVHALSRIFSISDQDNDHILSDAELNCFQKLCFGNPLAPQALEDVKTVVWKNTSDGVQDNGLTLNGFLFLNTLFIQRGRHETTWTILRKFGYDDTLELTDDYLYPQLRVPVGCTTELNDLGQQFLQKLFDKYDEDKDSALSPAELRNLFSVLPYMPWGPSVYSNIPITEENYISQPGYFCQWMLSAYLDVHRCLEHLGYLGYPILMEQDSQTSAITVTREKPLDLEKRQTQRTVFLCKVIGPRGTGKTDFLRAFLQRSAERNDCNPGPPSVYAINSVSVANQDKYLILEEVDVETEFLKAADVACDVACLMYDVSDPDSFNYCASIYKQHYMDSGIPCVVVGSKADLIEVKQHHGMSPSEFCYKHRLPSPLHFSTLLTNTHTHIYSKLTWAAMYPHLNGSDMSSTSFWLRVTLGATIAAMLGFALYRAFSRHK